Genomic window ([Eubacterium] hominis):
AGAAATTAGATGATTGCTTTGCAACTACAATGCCCTATTCCCCATTTCCTACAATCTTCATTCGATTAAACGGGAAGAATACATAAACATCTTTGCCAACGATATTCTCGCCTTTAAATGGTCCCACCATACGAGAATCTGTCGAATTCACACGATTATCTCCCATGAGGAAATATTCATCTTCACCAAGAATTACTTCATCAAAATCCGCTGTAAAATTATCTCCGCGTTCACGAATCTTATTTGCATAATCGCTATCCAAGTATGGCTCATCAATTGGTTTTCCATTGACATAAACCACATCATCTTTCGCATATATACGATCTCCTGGTAATCCAATCACTCGTTTTACCCAGTCCTCTTTCACCTTATCGTTATATACAACCACAACATCATATCGATCAACACCAAACATTTTACGAGATATTATATTCATAATTCCGATATCATCATCTTCCAGGGTAGGATACATACTACGCCCATCCACACGAACTGGTCTAATCAAGTAGGTTGTAATCAAAAATATAGCGATAAAACAAATCACAAAGGTTTTTATCAAATCGAATAATTCATATTTCCACCCGCTTTTTGGGGATTCCTCGGGTTGCTTATCATCTGGTTGTGTATCCGTATGATACTGTAATTCTGTATAGCTGTCGTCTTCCATAAAGCCACTCCTTTTACCAATGGCTTTATTATATCACTGAACATTCCAAATAGAAACAAAAGAAACCGTAAGAAATTCTGTTTTTTTAAAGATTTTTTCATATGATATATAAAAACCCTGTCCTGTGAAATTAAACAGGTTCTTTTCTATGATTCTAATTCACTATTTCCAACATTTTCATCTCATTAATATTCCTATCGGATGCATGTTTTTCCCCTGTACGTTCAATATCATCATGTAACATATTGAAAATCAGTATATAATCATGGAATCTTTGTAATCTTTATATTTCCTTCAAACTATCATGACGAATTTATGATATACTTAAATTAAGCAGAATCTATAAAATCTGAAGGGAGAAGCTTATGTATCAAGATGAGTTGTTTCAAAATTATAAAAACATCTTAAATGCTATTACAAATCCCATCATTATCCTTGATTTAGAGAAAAGAATCAAGTTTGTGAATACAAGTGCACTGAATATCATGCCAAAGGATGCCGGAAATGTGATTGGTAAGAAGTGTTCTTGTATGAATACTCCATATTGTAATACAAAGGACTGTTGTGTGGAACGTTTTTTAAGGGGAGAAGCCGGCATGGTCCAAAAAGGACCTGGAAAAATCGCAAATCGTGTTTCTCTTTCAGAATTAAAAAATGATAAAGGAGAGCGCATTGGCTATATTTCTGTATCGACTGATGTTCATGAGCTGATGGAAACACAGCGAGAATTAATGATCAATGAAGAGCGTTATCAAATTGCCTTAAAACAATCGCAGAGTATCTTATGGCAATATGATCCTTATGCCAAAACCATTACACGTATTGATTCAGGTAATCAACATACCTCAAAAATTCTTCATAATATTCATCGTGTAGAAAATTTTCCTGATGTTCTATGGGAAAAAGGAATGATGGATAAAGATTCCTTAGCAGAAGCGAAAAAGACATGTGAAGATATTTTAAATGGGAAAAAAGAATGTGAATGTGTTTTACATCTATTTGATGAGCATCATGATTCTCACTGGTTTCATATTTTTAGTACGTCGATTTTTGATAAAGATGGCACTGTATTAGAAGCGATTGGTATTAGTAAGGATATTACTGATTTGAAGCAGCTGGAATTAGAGTATCATAATGAAAAAGAATATCGTGATATCATTTCTTCAGATTTTGTCAGTGTATTTGAAGTCGATTTGACCGCAGATAAAATGTTAAATGTCAATAAACGCTGGATGGAAGAAATGAATTTAAAAGAAGATGCGACCTATGATGATTTGACACAACGCATTGTAGAATATATGCATCCGGATTATAGTTATATTAAAGCGATGAAAACCAGAGAAAATATGCTGGAATGTTTTTCACATAATCAAAAAGAACTTGTTTGTGAATATCGTAAATTAGTCAATGGAGAATATCGTTGGATTCATAGTGTGACCCGTATGTATCAACATAAATCCAGTGGACATGTCATCGCATGTACAGCAATGAAAGATATTGAAGATGAAAAACGAAAAGAAGCTCAATGGCGATATAAAGCCGAACGTGATTTATTGACTGGTGTATATAATCACTCCACCATTGTTTCTATGATCAATGCGAAACTAAAAGCTGCACCTGAAGTAAAACATGCGTTTATTATCATGGACCTGGATAATTTCAAGGATATCAATGATTTATATGGACATATGTATGGCGATCTTGTGTTAAAGAATGTATCTGCGCAATTATGTGAATGCTTCAAAGAGCACAGTATTATCGGGCGTATTGGTGGAGATGAATTTGTGGTCTTTTTATCTGATCTGCATGATCAGATTTCTGTGATATCACAATGTGAAAAATTCTGTGATGATTTGTCCTCCTCTACATATACCTATTTGAAAAATGCCCATATTTCTGTATCTATCGGACTGGCATTCTATGATAAAAATCAATTATGTTTTGATGATCTATATCACAAAGCGGATATCGCCATGTATTATGGTAAATATAATGGAAAGAACCAGTGTAGTGTTTATCAAAACGGCATGTTTGACTATACGCAAAGCAATCCTGTAGATCTTTCTCCCGACGTGAGTGGGCCTTTAGAAGGCAACATACGTGAATTTATATTCCGTACGCTATTCACCTCATCCTCTACTGATTTTACACATAAACTAGATGAAGTCTTACGCCTGACTGGCCACTTTTTCCAGTTACATCATGCGGTGATTTTATCTTATGATAATCAAATGGAAGAGATATCTGTTTTAAATGAATGGAAAGATTCTAGTATGGGACATGAGAAAATGAAATATCATGTTTCCTTGATGAAAGAATGTTTATCAACCTATCCTGATATTAGTGAACATGCGGTATTTATCTATGAAAATAAAAATAATACACCGTTTGAAAAAGCGATATTGGCTTCCGTACATGCGAAAGCCATAACCGCGATGTCCATGGCTTTGGATGAAGTAAATTCTGTCATGGTTATCTTTTGTGATAATCTTCGTGCACGAAGTTTTACACGCCAACAGCGTAATGATCTTCAGACCATCATGGAAATCATTGAGATATTCTTACAGAATCAAGCGCAGAAAACCCGACAGAATGAACAGTTGAATATGATGATGTATTTATTAAATCATATTGGCAGTGCAATCTATATCATTGATCCTGCTACGTATCATCTTATCTATTTTAATGAAGATACCAAACGGCTATTTCCATATGCGGAATATGGTTCTATCTGTCATAAATGTTTTCGTGGCAGTGAACATCCATGCGAGGACTGCCCAGTTAAATTATTAGAACATCGTGATCAAAACGATCGCAAGGTCGTAGATATTTATAATAGTGTTGTACATCAATGGGTACGCACCACTGCTTCTTATATCGACTGGCCGGATGGTCATCTTTATATCCTGTTATCTTGTACAGATATTACTGATTATATGCAATAAAGAGGAAGATCACATGCTTCCTCTTTCTTTATGTTATTCCATTTTGAAATCTTTTCTTTCTATTAAAATAGTATGAAACTTGGTTTTATAATTTTTAGTCTGTGTCATGCTTGTGAGTATATCATCTACTGGTTGATAAGAATCCGCTAATGAATGGTAGGTATAAGGATATTGGAACCAGCTGTCCTGGTAAATGATATTTGTGGCAAATTCCATCATTTGATCATCAGATATATCATGAATAGAATACACATATCCACGATGATGCTTTCCTTTCGCAAAGTTAATATCAAACGACTGGGATGATTCTTTTCTTCCATATGTTGTATCGCCTTGATCATACAAGAATGCGACCTCTTTATCCAGCATTACACCATTTTCTCTACTGGTATTCCATACAGGAATAATACTACAGTTTCCATTAAAATCTACTTTATCAAAGTTGATCCACATCAGATGATATAAATTTCCATCCTGATCAACCCCTACATATTCTTCTGTTTGTGGAAAATCTTGATTCTGATTTTCTTCATAAACACGGAAAGCTTTTACTTCTGATAATGCTTCTACTGCATCATCGCTTAAATCTTTACTAACCTGTTTTGACAAGCCTTTTTGAACCAGTGCATCTCGTTTTTCACCTGTACTTATTTTCCACACCTCATAATCACTTGTTAGATTTCTATGTACAAGATAGCTAGAAGTCATAATGATGGCGATGATCACGACGATATAGGTTGCAGCTGCTGGTATAACAGGCACAAAGCAGCATGTAAATTCTTTATTTTTCACATGTTCTTTCACAATGGAATGTATGCGATAGATCTGTACAAGAATGACAACCAATAAGATGATTCCAAAGTATATCAGCGAAGTTGGTACTACTATTGTAAAATACATAAGTCCAATATAAGCAAGATATTCCTTATAGATACTTTTACATTGTATTATGCTTTTCCCACCATATGCCAGATTTAAATCCTGCATACCTTTTCCATATTGATATAATAATACCAGCATACAGATTGGCTTCACTACACTGATAGAGGATAAACCTATCCATGGTGTTGCTCTTATGATTTCCACAAAGGTAAAAATCACAAGTATACAGGAAGTCAAAACAAATGATTTTCGCAGGGCTTCATTTTCTTTACGCAAAATATAACAGCCATACCACATCAACAGCGCAGATATTCCAGTTGTAAAATCTGTCAGATAAGAAATTTCTAAATGGATAAAACTGAATAGAAATCCTACAAACATGATATTTGAAACAGTGGAAAACCGATAACTTTTCGCTTTCATTTCATCACCCTCTATCTCTACTTTCAGTATATCATAAAAGCATAAGAAAAAGGCAGAATATCAATCATATCCTGCCTGATTTTTTTATCCTCCGTATACTTTAATACGGTTGATTGCTTTCGCAAGTGCAACTTCTGCACGTTTGATATTGGTACGGTTGTCACGTTTCGCAAGGCGTGCTTCTGCACGTTCTTTCGCACGTTTTGCTCGTTCAATATCGATTTCTTCCCGACCTTCAATTGCGTCTGTTAATATGCGCATTTCATTATCTTTGAACTGCATCATACCACCAGCCATCGCATAATCATGATAGTCGCCTTTTTCTTTTAAGGAGCACTTACATGTTTCTAACATGGCAACCAAAGGAATATGGTTAGGAAGAATGGTGATATCACCTTCCACGGTACGTAAATGAACAGCTTCCACTTCGCCTTCTTTATATAGACCAAGAGGAGTGATGATTTTCACTTTGATCATAGATTAACCTTCGTTCAAAGTTTTAGCTTTTTCCACAGCCTGTTCGATGGTTGAAACGAACATAAATGCTGCTTCTGGAAGATCATCATATTTACCTTCCAACAGTTCCTTGAAGCTTCTGACTGTATCTTCACGGGATACATAGCATCCTGGAATACCTGAGAATACTTCCGCAACGTGGAAAGGTTGAGATAAGAAGTTACGTACACGACGTGCACGGTTTACAATAATCTTATCTTCTTCACTTAATTCATCCATACCTAAGATGGCGATGATATCCTGTAATTCTTTATAACGCTGTAGAATTTGTTGTACACCACGAGCTACTTCATAGTGTTCTTCTCCTACAACAAGTGGATCAAGAATACGAGAGCTTGATTCCAGAGGATCAACGGCTGGATAGATACCTAATGCCGCAATATCACGGTCCAATACAGTTTTCGCATCCAGATGCGTAAATGCAGTCGCTGGCGCAGGGTCTGTCAAGTCATCGGCAGGCACATAGATTGCCTGTACAGATGTAATAGATCCATTCTTTGTGGAAGTGATACGTTCCTGTAACTGTCCCATTTCTGTCGCAAGGGTTGGCTGATAACCAACGGCACTTGGCATACGCCCAAGCAGAGCACTAACTTCAGAACCTGCCTGTGTGAAACGGAAGATGTTATCGATAAACAGCAATACATCCTGATGATCATGATCACGGAAGTATTC
Coding sequences:
- the lepB gene encoding signal peptidase I — protein: MEDDSYTELQYHTDTQPDDKQPEESPKSGWKYELFDLIKTFVICFIAIFLITTYLIRPVRVDGRSMYPTLEDDDIGIMNIISRKMFGVDRYDVVVVYNDKVKEDWVKRVIGLPGDRIYAKDDVVYVNGKPIDEPYLDSDYANKIRERGDNFTADFDEVILGEDEYFLMGDNRVNSTDSRMVGPFKGENIVGKDVYVFFPFNRMKIVGNGE
- a CDS encoding diguanylate cyclase; translated protein: MYQDELFQNYKNILNAITNPIIILDLEKRIKFVNTSALNIMPKDAGNVIGKKCSCMNTPYCNTKDCCVERFLRGEAGMVQKGPGKIANRVSLSELKNDKGERIGYISVSTDVHELMETQRELMINEERYQIALKQSQSILWQYDPYAKTITRIDSGNQHTSKILHNIHRVENFPDVLWEKGMMDKDSLAEAKKTCEDILNGKKECECVLHLFDEHHDSHWFHIFSTSIFDKDGTVLEAIGISKDITDLKQLELEYHNEKEYRDIISSDFVSVFEVDLTADKMLNVNKRWMEEMNLKEDATYDDLTQRIVEYMHPDYSYIKAMKTRENMLECFSHNQKELVCEYRKLVNGEYRWIHSVTRMYQHKSSGHVIACTAMKDIEDEKRKEAQWRYKAERDLLTGVYNHSTIVSMINAKLKAAPEVKHAFIIMDLDNFKDINDLYGHMYGDLVLKNVSAQLCECFKEHSIIGRIGGDEFVVFLSDLHDQISVISQCEKFCDDLSSSTYTYLKNAHISVSIGLAFYDKNQLCFDDLYHKADIAMYYGKYNGKNQCSVYQNGMFDYTQSNPVDLSPDVSGPLEGNIREFIFRTLFTSSSTDFTHKLDEVLRLTGHFFQLHHAVILSYDNQMEEISVLNEWKDSSMGHEKMKYHVSLMKECLSTYPDISEHAVFIYENKNNTPFEKAILASVHAKAITAMSMALDEVNSVMVIFCDNLRARSFTRQQRNDLQTIMEIIEIFLQNQAQKTRQNEQLNMMMYLLNHIGSAIYIIDPATYHLIYFNEDTKRLFPYAEYGSICHKCFRGSEHPCEDCPVKLLEHRDQNDRKVVDIYNSVVHQWVRTTASYIDWPDGHLYILLSCTDITDYMQ
- the atpC gene encoding ATP synthase F1 subunit epsilon translates to MIKVKIITPLGLYKEGEVEAVHLRTVEGDITILPNHIPLVAMLETCKCSLKEKGDYHDYAMAGGMMQFKDNEMRILTDAIEGREEIDIERAKRAKERAEARLAKRDNRTNIKRAEVALAKAINRIKVYGG
- the atpD gene encoding F0F1 ATP synthase subunit beta, which produces MSKNIGKIVQVIGPVVDIVFENGELPDLLTAIEIPMKDKESLIVEVSQDIGDDRVRCIAMGSTDGLVRGMDAIDTGAPISVPVGKEVLGRMYNVLGREIDGLGETATNEKWPIHRKAPTFDEQQTSAEMLETGIKVIDLLCPYSKGGKIGLFGGAGVGKTVLIQELIHNIAKEHGGMSVVTGVGERTREGNDMYHEMKDSGVLDKTVLVYGQMNESPGARMRVGLTGLTMAEYFRDHDHQDVLLFIDNIFRFTQAGSEVSALLGRMPSAVGYQPTLATEMGQLQERITSTKNGSITSVQAIYVPADDLTDPAPATAFTHLDAKTVLDRDIAALGIYPAVDPLESSSRILDPLVVGEEHYEVARGVQQILQRYKELQDIIAILGMDELSEEDKIIVNRARRVRNFLSQPFHVAEVFSGIPGCYVSREDTVRSFKELLEGKYDDLPEAAFMFVSTIEQAVEKAKTLNEG